A window of Oncorhynchus tshawytscha isolate Ot180627B linkage group LG10, Otsh_v2.0, whole genome shotgun sequence contains these coding sequences:
- the LOC112260073 gene encoding reticulon-3 isoform X1, translated as MRAHLPPVPDFEDKVDSNKDALVLENDGRSQDIKGEDKAITDVPEAFACVPDAFMDSPIEGSKLKNVFKDPAQQSSVEDESEFDLSFLPTAYMTDTQGPSDLDSEHPASPAPPAGFNSPPPPPPSDSKENDSKTKQTPWGDEVVEVDSSGDSDDTVIEDAVSILAPSFPTPSLSSDTAPAPKPSAPSLPTEEKETPLAKQPMQVPTINVIETDEPNYSDEEMEMEEEEEEEESSEVVKDTVKEAPKIPEPQPDVTKKEFSKIPPLEYEGYSPPSSPVDSDAEYSPKHKILKSECDTDDQETALSNDGIQGAAVSKSSSSEVSQAQKVESDKSQTPNESNEKSSPSNAKPSEKTAENLSEFTEYDDDDWSTDAQEILVKSSSANVTSQDPQLHPTSKFEESDIKQDYMQTVELSKSNYMQDDTIRKYGSFEDEDALQPTDDTIDNKELNFDTVPEPSPSDPTSQIHIGTLLPQNNATTMISDFENLTSMDEDSFPKPVGGQPSPREFPKDPFSSFQSEPPGNTMEPKTEEKPNDDIIADRIVNSKTLPPQEAVAEKDTKAGHHSPDNTSDPESIEPDCSVSGATDSFVEFMRECLKSRQDEDPEDIRQGPTAKDECPPSQSTPTIIMDLEQEHLTINALKELGSSQEEEDDLQSSFKAFEKSQSSFTSTTSDHPSPQNKPASDSAYSKEVEAIDVWVAEAYHLAEHVLTAILTHLSVKDLVHWRDPKKSGVVFGLSLLTLLSLAAFSVISVISYLLLALLCVTISFRIYKSVVQAVQKSNDGHPFKALMEKDVSIPPETFHKHVDVSLTYINRFLKQMSKLFLVEDLIDSLKLAVVMWLLTYVGAVFNGITILILADILLFAVPPFYEKNKTQIDRYMEIARTQVNTTMAKLQEKLPGAVKRTKAE; from the exons ATGAGAGCTCACTTACCCCCTGTGCCTGACTTTGAGGACAAAGTAGATTCAAACAAAGATGCTCTTGTGTTAGAGAACGATGGCAGATCCCAGGATATAAAAGGGGAAGATAAAGCTATAACTGATGTTCCAGAGGCATTTGCGTGTGTCCCTGACGCTTTCATGGACTCTCCCATCGAAGGGTCTAAACTTAAAAATGTGTTCAAAGATCCAGCGCAGCAGTCTAGCGTAGAGGACGAATCTGAATTTGACCTGAGCTTCCTACCTACAGCATACATGACAGACACCCAAGGGCCCTCTGACCTTGACTCTGAGCACCCTGCCTCTCCTGCGCCTCCTGCTGGTTTtaactctccccctccaccccctccctctgacTCAAAAGAGAACGACTCAAAGACCAAGCAGACCCCATGGGGTGATGAGGTAGTCGAGGTCGACAGCTCAGGAGACTCTGATGACACTGTCATTGAGGATGCAGTCTCCATCCTTGCCCCTTCCTTCCCTACCCCCTCTTTGTCAAGTGATACTGCACCTGCCCCCAaaccctctgctccctctctccctaccgaAGAAAAGGAAACTCCTCTAGCAAAGCAGCCGATGCAGGTCCCTACCATCAATGTTATTGAGACAGACGAGCCGAATTACAGCgatgaggagatggagatggaggaagaggaagaggaggaggaaagttcTGAAGTTGTGAAAGACACCGTGAAAGAGGCACCAAAAATCCCTGAGCCACAACCAGACGTCACTAAAAAGGAATTCTCCAAAATTCCCCCCTTAGAATATGAGGgttactctcctccctcctctccagtcgACTCTGATGCTGAATACTCACCTAAACACAAGATCTTGAAATCTGAATGCGATACGGATGATCAAGAGACAGCACTATCTAATGATGGGATACAAGGTGCTGCTGTGTCAAAGAGCTCTAGTTCTGAGGTATCACAAGCCCAGAAAGTTGAGTCTGATAAATCACAGACCCCCAATGAGTCTAATGAAAAGTCTTCTCCGTCCAATGCCAAACCTTCTGAGAAAACCGCAGAGAACCTTTCGGAATTTACAGAATATGATGACGATGACTGGTCAACTGACGCACAAGAGATCTTAGTGAAGTCTAGCTCTGCTAACGTTACTTCTCAGGATCCTCAACTTCACCCCACATCCAAGTTTGAAGAGTCTGATATTAAACAAGATTATATGCAGACAGTTGAGCTTTCAAAATCCAACTACATGCAGGATGACACAATCCGTAAATACGGATCTTTTGAGGACGAAGACGCACTGCAACCCACGGATGACACCATTGACAATAAAGAGCTGAACTTTGACACTGTACCAGAGCCCTCTCCCTCGGATCCAACCTCTCAGATCCATATCGGAACACTACTCCCTCAAAACAATGCAACTACCATGATCTCAGATTTTGAGAATCTCACCTCGATGGATGAAGATTCCTTCCCCAAGCCAGTCGGTGGCCAGCCATCTCCCAGGGAGTTTCCCAAAGATCCATTCTCCTCTTTCCAGAGCGAACCACCTGGCAACACCATGGAGCCCAAGACTGAGGAGAAACCTAACGATGACATCATTGCAGATCGCATAGTCAACAGCAAGACTCTCCCACCACAGGAAGCTGTGGCGGAGAAGGACACTAAAGCAGGACACCATTCGCCAGACAATACCAGTGATCCAGAAAGCATTGAGCCGGACTGCTCTGTCTCTGGTGCCACGGACAGCTTCGTCGAGTTCATGAGGGAGTGCCTGAAGTCACGACAGGACGAAGATCCAGAAGACATCCGTCAAGGTCCCACAGCCAAGGATGAGTGTCCTCCCTCCCAGTCCACACCAACCATTATCATGGATCTGGAGCAGGAACACCTCACTATTAATGCCCTTAAAGAGTTGGGCAGCAGccaagaagaggaggatgaccttCAGTCTAGTTTCAAGGCCTTTGAGAAATCCCAGTCTTCCTTCACCTCAACAACCTCCGACCATCCTTCACCCCAAAACAAACCTGCGTCCGACAGCGCGTATTCCAAAGAGGTAGAAGCCATCGACGTGTGGGTGGCTGAGGCCTACCACCTTGCAGAGCATGTCTTGACAGCAATACTAACGCACTTGTCAG TCAAGGACTTGGTGCACTGGCGAGACCCCAAGAAGTCTGGCGTGGTGTTCGGCCTGTCCCTGCTGACGCTCCTGTCCCTGGCGGCGTTCAGCGTCATCAGCGTGATCTCCTACCTGCTCCTCGCCCTGCTCTGTGTCACCATCTCCTTCCGCATCTACAAGTCCGTCGTCCAGGCCGTGCAGAAGTCCAAcgatggacaccccttcaa GGCTCTGATGGAGAAGGATGTCAGCATTCCCCCCGAGACCTTCCACAAGCACGTGGACGTCAGTTTGACCTACATTAACCGATTCCTCAAACAGATGAGCAAACTCTTCCTGGTCGAGGACCTCATCGACTCCCTAAAG CTGGCTGTAGTGATGTGGCTGCTGACCTACGTAGGAGCCGTCTTCAACGGCATCACCATCCTCATCCTGG ctgacATCCTCCTATTTGCCGTGCCCCCGTTCTATGAGAAGAACAAG ACCCAGATTGATCGCTACATGGAGATTGCACGCACTCAAGTCAACACCACAATGGCTAA GTTGCAAGAGAAACTCCCTGGAGCCGTCAAGCGTACGAAAGCTGAATGA
- the LOC112260074 gene encoding zinc finger translocation-associated protein-like, whose product MEEKETGESEPVVHPCAEQTDSLSLIISGEEEATREPSDLGHCSREEDGLTNGHVDNDGDEEMVTPLCSPGTSYWSVTEGPDSPFLLSPVPGPSGIKERVQRASRPGFSRIPGRDHRRYYHEYWRSEFLMDFDPRRHGMICMVCGSSLATLKLSTIKRHIRQKHPDSLLWSVADKEVIRSGWESHLSLEGGQRLYCPAGGVVTVSQSQKEQLLDCARRSTGKPDGMVTPKFQPRSTTPSPHTPDPLQQQEELPGPSARTLERYLNDSLHAWFRQEFLMEYQAEAGRLVCMVCGRPLPSLHLDHIKSHVLDIHPQSLVYSSEEKHGILQTWAQTHESDPLNDFIKSEPNTKDEREAGVDFFHDDLETIQIGADNDEALSQIHNMVGSREGGGVGAPEVTSPIPPLSLRQPRKRRLLGGFPWRLRLDYLVAYGPQGRGTFCMVCSQALPVAKVSSFRRHIQECHPETTSLAREEREAMAEAWTKEAPTEDHLAVQMKEEVDPGDIISVHVSGEMGEKAAPDNNNNHRTPKMSAIQTVKKEEGVVTIPATLGRHGHYPGKDQRRNYQVRWRMEFLMDYDCRRHGLICMVCGATLATLKVSTIKRHIQQVHPHSLEYSSDERQQALLSYNQTALHFVHSDDCFSSLDHGHSAVGETAASLFVS is encoded by the exons ATGGAAGAGAAAGAGACGGGGGAGAGCGAGCCCGTGGTCCACCCGTGTGCTGAGCAGACAGATTCTCTCTCATTAATAATAAGCGGAGAGGAGGAAGCAACACGAGAGCCCAGTGACTTGGGACACTGTTCAAGAG AGGAAGACGGTCTGACCAATGGCCACGTGGACAATGACGGCGATGAGGAGATGGTTACCCCACTCTGCTCCCCGGGCACCAGCTACTGGAGTGTCACAGAGGGTCCCGACTCCCCCTTTCTCCTGTCCCCCGTCCCGGGCCCCTCGGGAATCAAGGAGAGGGTACAACGCGCCTCCCGTCCCGGCTTCAGCCGCATCCCGGGCCGGGACCACCGGCGCTACTACCACGAGTACTGGCGCAGCGAGTTCCTGATGGACTTTGACCCCCGTCGCCACGGCATGATCTGCATGGTGTGTGGGAGCTCGCTGGCCACTCTCAAACTCAGCACCATCAAGAGGCATATTCGACAGAAGCACCCAGATTCCCTGCTGTGGAGTGTGGCCGACAAGGAGGTGATTCGCTCGGGCTGGGAGAGCCACCTGAGTCTGGAGGGGGGCCAGAGGTTGTACTGTCCGGCCGGAGGGGTGGTCACCGTCTCGCAGAGTCAGAAGGAGCAGCTGCTGGACTGCGCACGCCGCTCCACCG GGAAACCCGATGGTATGGTGACCCCCAAATTCCAGCCCCGGTCCACCACCCCATCTCCCCATACACCGGACCCCCTCCAGCAGCAGGAGGAGCTCCCCGGGCCCTCGGCCCGGACCCTGGAGCGCTACCTGAACGACTCGCTCCACGCCTGGTTCCGACAGGAGTTCCTCATGGAGTACCAGGCGGAGGCGGGCAGGCTGGTGTGCATGGTGTGCGGCCGCCCGCTGCCCTCGCTCCACCTGGACCACATCAAGAGCCACGTGCTGGACATCCACCCTCAGTCGCTGGTCTACAGTTCGGAGGAGAAGCACGGCATCCTGCAGACCTGGGCTCAGACGCAtg AATCTGACCCCCTGAACGACTTCATCAAGTCGGAGCCCAACACCAAAGacgagagagaggctggggtggACTTCTTCCATGATGACCTGGAGACCATCCAGATTGGTGCAGACAACGATGAGGCATTGTCCCAGATACATAACATGGTTGGTAGCAGGGAAGGAGGTGGTGTTGGAGCTCCAGAGGTGACCAGCcccataccccctctctctctccgccagcCCAGGAAGAGGCGTCTCCTCGGGGGCTTCCCCTGGCGCCTGCGCCTGGACTACCTGGTGGCCTATGGGCCTCAGGGTCGTGGCACCTTCTGCATGGTGTGCTCCCAGGCCCTGCCCGTGGCCAAGGTGAGCAGCTTCCGGCGCCACATTCAGGAGTGCCACCCTGAGACCACCAGCCTGGcccgggaggagagagaggccatgGCCGAGGCCTGGACCAAAGAGGCCCCCACAGAAGACCACCTGGCCGTGCAGATGAAAGAAG AAGTGGACCCCGGTGACATCATCAGCGTCCATGTGTCAGGAGAGATGGGTGAAAAGGCAGCAccggacaacaacaacaaccaccggACCCCCAAGATGTCCGCCATTCAGACAGtgaagaaggaggagggggtCGTCACCATACCTGCCACTCTGGGACGCCATGGACACTACCCGGGCAAGGACCAGCGGCGGAACTACCAGGTGCGCTGGCGGATGGAGTTCCTGATGGACTATGACTGCCGGCGACACGGGCTGATCTGTATGGTGTGCGGGGCGACGTTAGCCACTCTTAAAGTCAGCACCATCAAGAGACACATCCAGCAGGTCCACCCTCATTCTCTGGAGTACAGCTCTGACGAGAGACAGCAAGCCCTGCTCAGCTACAACCAGACAGCCCTGCACTTCGTCCACTCGGACGACTGTTTCTCCTCCCTGGACCACGGACACTCGGCAGTCGGAGAGACGGCCGCCAGCCTCTTCGTCAGTTAA